From a region of the Fibrobacter sp. UWB16 genome:
- a CDS encoding glycoside hydrolase family 5 protein: MKKERLRGVNLGGWFSQVDCIEEKDPVGFPGVVGHIKTFLGTSDFKRIHDAGFNHVRLPVDYFNLFKGDDLKPDEEIFALLDKALKDIQDADLDVILDLHKCPGHDFHLASNHEQAFFADANARKDTRKIWAFMAERYSSMPRVMMELLNEPAASDSKVWDKVKDEIFWEIRKHAPKNTIVVGANKWNSAREFEFLTPLDDDNAIYSFHTYTPVTFTHQGAAWIDDPFFKIERPWPGDYAAPEAGGTTRLNVEYGKWDKAQLQASIQNALDFRAKYDLPVSCNEFGVYVQVPRKYQLAWMRDFLDILRDADVGYSYWNYKNLDFGLVSKGESLHNDLPQYNNPERLDSELMEMIAKG; encoded by the coding sequence ATGAAGAAAGAAAGATTGCGCGGAGTGAATTTGGGCGGATGGTTCAGTCAGGTAGACTGCATCGAAGAAAAGGATCCTGTCGGTTTTCCGGGGGTCGTAGGTCACATCAAGACGTTCCTTGGAACAAGCGATTTCAAGCGCATCCACGATGCGGGGTTCAACCACGTTCGCTTGCCAGTTGACTACTTTAATTTATTTAAAGGCGACGACCTCAAGCCGGACGAAGAAATCTTTGCGCTCCTGGACAAGGCGCTCAAGGACATCCAGGATGCAGATCTGGACGTGATTCTCGACCTTCACAAGTGCCCGGGTCACGATTTCCACCTCGCCAGCAACCACGAACAAGCTTTCTTTGCCGATGCGAACGCCCGCAAGGACACGCGCAAGATCTGGGCATTCATGGCTGAACGCTACAGTTCCATGCCGCGCGTGATGATGGAACTTTTGAATGAACCGGCCGCAAGTGATTCCAAGGTTTGGGACAAAGTCAAGGACGAAATTTTCTGGGAAATCCGCAAGCACGCCCCGAAGAACACGATTGTCGTTGGCGCGAACAAGTGGAACAGTGCTAGGGAATTCGAATTCCTCACACCGCTCGATGACGACAATGCCATCTACAGTTTCCACACCTACACGCCGGTGACATTTACGCACCAGGGCGCCGCATGGATCGACGATCCGTTCTTCAAGATTGAACGCCCGTGGCCGGGCGACTACGCCGCCCCCGAAGCAGGCGGCACGACACGTTTGAATGTGGAATATGGCAAGTGGGACAAGGCCCAGTTGCAGGCCAGCATCCAGAACGCTCTTGATTTCCGCGCCAAGTACGACTTGCCCGTAAGCTGCAACGAGTTCGGCGTTTACGTACAAGTACCCCGCAAGTATCAGCTCGCCTGGATGCGCGACTTCCTCGACATCCTCCGCGACGCCGACGTGGGTTACAGCTACTGGAACTACAAGAATCTGGACTTCGGTCTCGTTTCAAAAGGCGAATCGCTGCACAACGATTTACCGCAGTACAACAATCCCGAACGCCTCGACTCTGAACTCATGGAAATGATCGCGAAGGGGTAA
- a CDS encoding menaquinone biosynthetic enzyme MqnA/MqnD family protein — protein MTLRVGRIPFLVCAPFFFNSVGRENEFPDVAFVDGPPSAHSAGLKDGSIHLSPASSITFAQKPGAFVLSPVLCTSCSFEVRSVKLFSRYPIEELSGKKIRMTSQSKTSVTLLRILLENRYALRPEYVPGLAAESTDDACLLIGDLALEENERHRFAYSYDLGTLWQEWQGLPFVFGAWLISKDALSTRLRPVLDDYMLRLETSIREFRKNPSQALDVWLAKYPVNLPRPLIEDYFSVLDYHFTNERKQSLTLFFKLAAQMGLVDSAPPIEFLE, from the coding sequence ATGACTCTCCGTGTTGGTCGAATCCCTTTTTTGGTCTGTGCGCCGTTTTTCTTCAATTCTGTCGGGCGCGAGAATGAATTTCCCGATGTAGCCTTTGTCGATGGCCCGCCGAGTGCCCATAGTGCAGGCCTCAAGGATGGCTCTATCCACCTGTCTCCGGCGTCTTCGATTACGTTTGCGCAAAAGCCGGGCGCCTTTGTGCTCTCGCCTGTGCTTTGCACGTCGTGCTCCTTTGAGGTGCGGTCGGTCAAGCTGTTTTCACGTTACCCGATTGAGGAACTTTCGGGCAAAAAAATTCGCATGACATCGCAGAGCAAGACTTCTGTTACGTTATTGCGGATTCTCCTTGAAAATCGATATGCTCTTCGTCCGGAATATGTGCCGGGGCTTGCGGCTGAGTCGACTGACGATGCTTGCCTTTTGATTGGCGACTTGGCGCTTGAAGAAAATGAACGCCACCGCTTTGCATATAGTTATGATCTGGGAACTCTCTGGCAGGAATGGCAAGGATTACCTTTTGTGTTTGGTGCATGGCTGATTTCGAAGGATGCTCTGTCGACTCGCTTGCGCCCTGTTCTCGATGATTACATGTTGCGCTTGGAAACAAGCATTCGCGAGTTCCGTAAAAATCCGTCGCAAGCGCTGGACGTGTGGCTTGCGAAGTACCCGGTGAATTTGCCGCGCCCTCTTATCGAAGATTACTTTAGTGTGCTCGATTACCATTTTACTAATGAACGTAAACAATCGCTTACGTTGTTTTTCAAATTGGCCGCTCAAATGGGGTTAGTTGATTCCGCTCCGCCGATAGAGTTCCTCGAGTAA
- a CDS encoding diguanylate cyclase, whose amino-acid sequence MVEEKILIVDDDDVELKRDSDILKAVGYEVIGCKSGAEALEYLNNNPVELVVLDVNMPNMNGFDVCLNIRKQFPLDDLPIIFLTNQENEASVTQGFQSGASDFVCKSAAPDILLARIGVHLRLARSLRNLREISLTDDLTGAYNRRHAICSLRELFARSKRYGTNFSIIYFDLNGLKKINDQHGHLAGDLLLRSVVNVCNKLLRESDMLFRMGGDEFMVICPDTDLKGAFVCAERMQAAVKSLTIVDQTVAFAYGTASSTEDYKDMDEMLRSVDASMYDCKRKMRAERS is encoded by the coding sequence ATGGTAGAGGAAAAAATTCTTATCGTCGACGATGATGATGTTGAATTAAAAAGAGACTCGGATATTCTGAAAGCGGTTGGGTACGAAGTTATCGGCTGCAAATCCGGTGCCGAAGCATTGGAGTACCTGAACAACAATCCCGTGGAGCTTGTGGTGCTTGACGTCAATATGCCAAACATGAATGGTTTCGACGTCTGCCTGAATATCCGCAAGCAGTTCCCGCTAGATGACTTGCCGATTATATTCCTCACGAATCAGGAAAATGAAGCTAGCGTTACGCAAGGATTTCAGTCGGGAGCTTCTGATTTTGTCTGCAAGTCTGCTGCGCCTGATATTCTGCTTGCTAGAATCGGTGTGCATCTGCGCTTGGCTCGTTCGCTGCGCAACTTGCGCGAAATCTCTTTGACGGACGACTTGACGGGCGCCTACAACCGCAGGCATGCCATCTGCTCGCTGCGAGAATTGTTTGCCCGTAGCAAACGCTATGGCACGAATTTTTCGATTATCTATTTTGACCTGAACGGACTCAAGAAAATCAATGACCAGCATGGGCATTTGGCTGGAGACTTGTTGCTCCGTTCTGTCGTGAACGTTTGCAATAAGTTGCTTCGCGAATCGGATATGCTGTTCCGCATGGGTGGTGATGAATTCATGGTCATTTGCCCGGATACCGATTTGAAGGGTGCGTTTGTCTGTGCCGAGAGAATGCAGGCTGCGGTAAAGTCTCTTACGATTGTAGACCAGACGGTCGCCTTTGCGTATGGCACGGCGAGCTCTACCGAAGACTACAAGGACATGGACGAGATGCTCCGCAGTGTCGATGCTTCCATGTACGACTGCAAACGCAAAATGCGCGCCGAACGCAGTTAG
- a CDS encoding bifunctional 4-hydroxy-2-oxoglutarate aldolase/2-dehydro-3-deoxy-phosphogluconate aldolase — protein MNFLEFLQPMPVVGILRDIPQGAEEACVNASAKCGLKAIEVTMNTAAATEIIAKLKSIAKPLGIKVGAGTVRHGSDVEKAISAGAEFIVTPNTRHEVIRLSNTAGIPIIPGALTPTEVQKAYDLGATAIKIFPVNCVGGPEYIKALRGPFRDIPLMACGGVNAENAASYLKASANLLSFGGSIFNAELMKAGDWATIEARMQKLLAAVKATIA, from the coding sequence ATGAATTTCCTTGAATTTTTACAACCGATGCCGGTCGTGGGCATTCTCCGCGACATTCCTCAGGGCGCCGAAGAAGCGTGCGTGAATGCGTCTGCAAAGTGCGGGCTCAAGGCGATTGAGGTCACGATGAACACCGCAGCAGCAACCGAAATTATCGCAAAGCTCAAGTCCATTGCAAAGCCACTTGGAATCAAGGTCGGCGCAGGTACCGTCCGTCACGGGAGCGATGTGGAAAAGGCGATTTCTGCAGGTGCCGAATTCATCGTTACGCCAAATACGCGTCACGAAGTCATTCGACTTTCGAATACCGCAGGCATCCCGATTATCCCGGGAGCCCTCACTCCGACCGAAGTGCAGAAGGCTTACGACCTTGGCGCAACTGCCATCAAGATTTTCCCGGTGAACTGCGTGGGCGGTCCGGAATACATCAAGGCTCTGCGCGGTCCGTTCCGCGACATTCCGTTGATGGCATGCGGTGGCGTGAATGCAGAGAATGCAGCAAGCTACCTCAAGGCTAGCGCGAACTTGCTTTCTTTTGGCGGGAGCATCTTCAATGCAGAACTGATGAAGGCTGGCGACTGGGCTACCATCGAAGCAAGGATGCAGAAACTGCTGGCTGCAGTCAAGGCTACGATTGCGTAA
- a CDS encoding glycoside hydrolase family 9 protein, producing MNIKANRITFASAIVAISALPSIAATTPYDLIRPTWPLSWDEKAFEEFDTSVTKKTGMLPEAKTPERFKAGELMPDTLDQAYFDAINTKISPIRVNQAGYLESDKERQFYYVGSATEFEVVDAYGKSLKTKLTGKFTKGTVETQSDWTIIAGTDTRTNDSKRYKVEFTGPSGIIQIGKIPESVPTNERLRIKVGNDISSTFIVSNDVYTMAKDATLKFFGIQRSGNSESWFHGPSHTKDGGGPIVTDAEDVRGAFDESLAGSLAGGWYDCGDHLKESQTQAFAFMALAVMSATNPSKDVDHYAYNQADFVNTDKVPDVLREAKHGADFFLRAFKFAKGVIDDMPVSVGNFGSDHSWWGRPEAQDKLPTDKSFAATDRGGPATRNVRLGELGSNIAGEIIAGLAILSKDYAKYDKDFADSCLMVAEKMYDFAKSLAQGKSTYDGGKKFKNNTWAAGWSTPAYNGNNEFNDDLALASVALLYATGKKDYADDMIRTKNLVSGQEYGEGAGFFEGGWFVTIDKSFIKNVKNTSWANSYTYALYALYKLILADKTKATTEYGLTEEERLAAIEDCLANMIANLGDLSEIGSTSVTLPKHGIGWKQNTVSYDPTWYTMHTDQDWIFNQYQMGNIFDVLAYADVAADIEKQSLKFPTMASSDLKADEMKQLGINQLNYMFGVNPWDISFVYGVGDKNDAHPHHRASNPEGRNSPSIAYNYVCPVGALFGGANPGLTNSMVPYNKSWEDYHLSETCLNASTVLLSALTIVSNGGNDYYEKKCDDCRTLATPFNGAYASAYHYTFEDLDFINIKITNETLVPLDSVVAYIYFEATEKQVSSCGVVFDSDICQVYNMAGYSKPCDSNLDKQMRTILRKDNAVRIEETYNKETKTYIWEKPITLSSIDVGESIRFDLGITSGFGAEGVSCETLREPTKIKIADAWSFTAHKDEKDMPDYAGTPTWDKDEGDIQDAPKDPYIVIRDKGTLLWGYGPGKTTDDRMGIKNVPSFNKTRMMLSGKNLLMQATAQGTKTLKIFDVLGNQLKTQTFNGIQTQVNLTDLSHRGTLVAKLVSGNKLLATKAFKVR from the coding sequence GAGGCAAAAACTCCTGAGAGATTCAAAGCCGGCGAGCTCATGCCCGACACATTGGACCAAGCCTATTTCGACGCCATCAACACCAAGATTTCACCGATCCGCGTGAACCAGGCAGGCTACCTTGAAAGCGACAAGGAACGCCAATTTTACTATGTCGGCTCCGCCACGGAATTCGAAGTCGTCGACGCATACGGCAAATCGCTCAAGACCAAATTGACCGGAAAATTCACCAAAGGCACAGTCGAAACTCAAAGCGACTGGACCATTATCGCCGGCACAGACACTAGAACAAACGACTCAAAGCGTTATAAGGTTGAATTTACAGGGCCATCCGGCATTATTCAAATCGGAAAAATTCCCGAATCTGTACCGACGAACGAACGATTGCGCATCAAGGTCGGTAACGATATTTCAAGCACCTTTATTGTTAGCAACGACGTTTACACCATGGCAAAAGACGCCACGCTCAAGTTCTTTGGCATCCAGCGTAGCGGCAATTCAGAGTCCTGGTTCCACGGCCCAAGCCATACCAAGGATGGCGGCGGTCCCATCGTCACAGATGCAGAAGACGTCCGCGGGGCATTCGATGAATCATTGGCCGGCTCTCTTGCCGGCGGCTGGTATGACTGCGGAGATCACCTGAAGGAATCACAGACGCAGGCTTTCGCATTTATGGCCTTGGCCGTGATGTCCGCCACCAACCCCTCAAAGGATGTGGACCACTACGCCTACAACCAAGCTGATTTCGTAAACACCGATAAGGTGCCTGACGTATTACGCGAAGCAAAGCACGGCGCTGACTTTTTCTTGAGAGCATTCAAATTCGCCAAGGGCGTTATCGATGACATGCCTGTTTCCGTGGGCAACTTTGGCTCTGACCACAGTTGGTGGGGTCGCCCAGAAGCCCAAGACAAACTACCCACAGACAAATCTTTCGCTGCAACAGACCGCGGAGGCCCCGCCACTAGAAACGTCCGTCTCGGAGAACTCGGTTCTAACATTGCAGGCGAAATCATTGCTGGGCTTGCCATCTTGAGCAAAGACTACGCCAAGTACGACAAGGACTTTGCAGACAGCTGCCTGATGGTCGCCGAAAAGATGTACGACTTTGCCAAGTCACTCGCCCAAGGCAAAAGCACCTACGACGGAGGCAAAAAGTTCAAGAACAACACATGGGCCGCTGGCTGGAGTACACCCGCCTACAACGGCAATAACGAATTCAACGATGACTTGGCTCTTGCCTCAGTAGCGCTCCTGTACGCCACTGGCAAAAAAGATTACGCCGATGATATGATCCGCACCAAGAACCTTGTGAGCGGTCAAGAGTATGGCGAGGGAGCAGGATTCTTTGAAGGAGGCTGGTTTGTAACAATAGACAAATCTTTCATAAAGAATGTAAAAAATACAAGCTGGGCAAACTCATATACCTACGCCCTGTACGCCTTGTATAAATTAATCCTCGCCGACAAGACCAAGGCCACAACCGAATACGGCCTTACCGAAGAAGAACGACTCGCCGCAATCGAAGACTGCCTTGCCAACATGATTGCAAACTTAGGTGACTTGAGTGAAATTGGTTCCACATCTGTTACATTGCCAAAGCATGGTATCGGCTGGAAACAAAATACCGTATCTTACGATCCGACTTGGTACACTATGCACACAGATCAGGATTGGATTTTCAATCAATATCAGATGGGCAACATCTTCGATGTACTGGCTTATGCCGATGTGGCTGCCGACATCGAAAAGCAAAGCTTAAAATTCCCCACGATGGCATCTAGCGATTTAAAAGCGGACGAAATGAAACAGCTCGGCATCAACCAGTTGAACTATATGTTCGGCGTAAACCCCTGGGATATTTCGTTCGTATATGGCGTGGGCGACAAGAACGATGCACACCCCCACCACAGGGCATCAAACCCCGAAGGACGAAATTCTCCTAGCATCGCCTACAACTATGTATGCCCAGTGGGCGCCCTCTTTGGAGGAGCCAACCCCGGTCTAACAAACTCCATGGTTCCCTACAACAAGAGCTGGGAAGATTATCATTTGTCCGAAACCTGCCTTAATGCATCCACCGTCCTCCTCTCGGCCCTTACAATCGTGAGCAATGGCGGTAACGACTACTACGAAAAGAAGTGCGATGATTGCAGGACCTTAGCAACACCGTTTAACGGCGCATATGCCAGCGCCTACCATTACACATTCGAAGACCTCGACTTCATCAACATCAAGATTACCAATGAAACATTGGTCCCGTTAGACAGCGTTGTCGCCTACATCTATTTCGAAGCCACAGAAAAGCAAGTCAGCTCTTGCGGTGTTGTTTTTGATTCAGATATTTGCCAGGTTTATAACATGGCTGGATATAGCAAGCCATGCGACAGTAATCTTGACAAGCAAATGAGGACAATTCTTCGAAAAGACAATGCCGTACGAATTGAAGAAACTTATAACAAAGAAACAAAGACCTACATCTGGGAAAAGCCCATTACACTTTCATCCATCGATGTGGGAGAATCTATCAGATTTGACCTTGGCATCACTTCTGGTTTTGGTGCCGAAGGCGTAAGCTGCGAAACCCTCAGAGAGCCCACCAAGATCAAAATAGCGGACGCCTGGAGTTTCACCGCTCACAAAGACGAAAAAGACATGCCTGACTACGCTGGCACCCCAACTTGGGATAAAGACGAAGGCGATATTCAAGATGCTCCGAAGGATCCCTACATAGTCATTCGAGACAAGGGAACGCTCCTGTGGGGATATGGCCCGGGCAAGACAACGGACGATCGCATGGGCATCAAAAATGTTCCTAGCTTCAACAAGACGCGCATGATGCTAAGCGGCAAGAATCTCCTCATGCAGGCTACGGCTCAAGGCACCAAGACGCTTAAAATTTTCGATGTTCTCGGTAACCAGCTGAAGACCCAGACCTTCAACGGAATACAGACCCAGGTGAACCTCACCGATCTATCGCACCGCGGTACACTGGTCGCAAAGCTTGTATCGGGCAACAAGCTTCTGGCAACAAAAGCATTTAAAGTTCGATAA